One genomic region from Fictibacillus marinisediminis encodes:
- a CDS encoding Lrp/AsnC family transcriptional regulator, which produces MSVEIIDQLDKGIIKLLSKDGRMSFTEIAQRLNVTEKTVRTRYNNLVENNILEVVGVVNPISLGVKVGAIIQISAIPPRMEDTIKKLQEIAGIRFITLTSGEYQLLVQANVRHYEEITEIVKSIHKIEGINKTNVILQMDIYKNSFEYI; this is translated from the coding sequence GTGTCTGTTGAAATCATAGACCAGCTGGACAAGGGAATTATTAAACTCCTCTCCAAAGATGGGAGGATGTCCTTTACTGAAATTGCCCAGCGATTGAATGTAACGGAAAAGACGGTAAGAACCCGCTACAATAATTTAGTTGAAAATAATATTCTTGAAGTTGTTGGTGTCGTTAATCCAATTTCTCTTGGAGTAAAGGTTGGTGCTATTATCCAGATCAGTGCCATACCTCCGAGGATGGAGGATACAATTAAAAAGCTGCAGGAGATTGCCGGTATCCGTTTTATTACCCTTACTTCGGGAGAATATCAGCTTCTAGTACAGGCGAATGTCCGCCACTATGAGGAAATTACTGAAATTGTCAAAAGTATTCATAAAATCGAAGGCATCAACAAAACGAATGTCATTCTGCAAATGGATATCTACAAAAATTCATTTGAATATATTTAA
- a CDS encoding M55 family metallopeptidase yields MKIFISADMEGISGVATNMQLKKNDEYQRFRKLMTQDVNAAIAGAFEGGATEVTVADGHGNMSNLLVEELDERARLVSGNNRVLCQLSGLDESFDGIMFVGHHGREAGSERAVISHTLAGVAVGEMKINGKIVGETEMNAGAAGSFGVPAILATGDDAYVEEVMETLPDIEGAVVKYAVDRFAAELIHPVKARQIIREKAMRGVQRAKEIPPYTVEGPITFEIEFKGPNQALMTTTLPTVELIGPKRIQFTCEDYITAYKHMWGVVIIGMAATNGVLGHANA; encoded by the coding sequence ATGAAAATTTTTATTTCGGCAGATATGGAAGGAATCTCAGGTGTAGCTACCAACATGCAGCTTAAGAAAAATGACGAATATCAGCGGTTCAGAAAATTAATGACACAGGACGTGAACGCTGCGATCGCGGGAGCATTTGAGGGCGGTGCGACAGAAGTTACAGTGGCTGATGGCCATGGCAACATGTCAAACCTGCTGGTTGAGGAACTCGATGAAAGAGCCCGTCTTGTTTCTGGAAACAACAGGGTGCTCTGCCAGCTGTCCGGACTGGATGAAAGCTTCGACGGCATTATGTTCGTAGGTCATCACGGACGTGAAGCGGGGTCAGAGCGTGCTGTTATCAGCCATACTTTGGCAGGTGTCGCGGTGGGTGAAATGAAGATCAACGGCAAGATCGTCGGTGAAACAGAAATGAATGCCGGTGCGGCTGGATCCTTCGGAGTTCCTGCCATTCTTGCTACTGGCGATGACGCTTATGTGGAAGAAGTCATGGAAACACTGCCGGATATCGAAGGAGCAGTGGTTAAATATGCAGTTGACCGTTTTGCTGCTGAGCTCATCCATCCTGTAAAAGCACGGCAGATCATCCGCGAGAAAGCCATGCGCGGAGTACAGAGAGCGAAGGAGATCCCTCCTTATACTGTAGAGGGTCCGATCACGTTTGAGATCGAGTTTAAAGGCCCAAATCAGGCGTTAATGACGACTACGCTGCCTACTGTTGAACTGATCGGCCCAAAACGAATCCAGTTTACATGCGAGGATTACATAACCGCCTACAAACATATGTGGGGAGTCGTCATTATCGGCATGGCGGCAACGAACGGCGTGCTCGGCCATGCCAACGCATAA
- a CDS encoding ABC transporter permease, whose amino-acid sequence MLEKASQDTLFRPLQKNRLRKDEIKRPSVSQAKESIRRVIKNKLALTGAILLLFILFFALFGPKMVPYSYSDQSLANGNLAPGGKHWFGTDDLGRDMWARTWYGARISLTIGVAAALIDLVIGLLVGGISGYMAGRGKLGDRVDSLLMRLVEILYSIPYLLVVILLLVVMKPGLWTIIIALSITGWVSMARVVRGQILQIKQQEFVAAAQKLGTSHRTIILKHLFPNMLGIIIVNLTFTIPQAIFAEAFLSFIGLGVQAPIASWGTMANDALGVILSGQWWRLFFPGLLISLTMFAFNVFGDGLQDALDPHQTKD is encoded by the coding sequence ATGCTGGAAAAAGCATCTCAAGACACACTCTTCCGGCCGCTTCAGAAAAACCGGCTGCGGAAAGACGAGATAAAGCGCCCGAGTGTCAGCCAGGCAAAAGAAAGCATTAGAAGGGTGATAAAGAACAAGCTGGCATTGACCGGTGCCATTCTCTTATTGTTCATCCTGTTCTTTGCCCTTTTCGGACCAAAGATGGTTCCTTACAGTTATTCGGATCAGAGCCTTGCTAACGGAAATCTTGCTCCGGGCGGTAAGCACTGGTTCGGAACCGATGACCTTGGACGCGACATGTGGGCGAGAACGTGGTACGGAGCCAGGATATCACTAACGATTGGAGTAGCTGCGGCTCTTATTGACCTCGTCATCGGACTCCTTGTCGGCGGAATTTCGGGATACATGGCTGGCCGCGGAAAGCTCGGAGACCGGGTTGACAGTCTGCTGATGAGACTCGTTGAAATTCTATACAGTATACCTTACCTGCTTGTCGTTATTTTGCTGCTTGTCGTCATGAAGCCTGGTTTATGGACGATTATCATTGCTCTCTCTATAACAGGCTGGGTGTCAATGGCGAGGGTAGTAAGGGGACAGATCCTTCAGATCAAACAGCAGGAGTTTGTAGCCGCAGCACAAAAGCTTGGAACTTCGCACCGCACGATTATTCTTAAACATTTGTTCCCCAACATGCTGGGTATTATCATTGTCAATCTTACATTCACGATTCCGCAGGCCATTTTTGCAGAAGCTTTTCTCAGCTTTATCGGACTAGGTGTACAGGCGCCGATCGCAAGCTGGGGGACGATGGCCAATGATGCGCTCGGTGTCATTCTGAGCGGACAATGGTGGAGGCTGTTTTTTCCAGGGCTCCTCATCTCATTGACGATGTTTGCGTTTAACGTGTTTGGTGATGGACTGCAGGATGCGCTTGATCCGCACCAGACAAAAGATTAG
- a CDS encoding ABC transporter ATP-binding protein: protein MGQLLEVEKLKVSFRSHGGEVQAVRGVSFGIEQGEVLAVVGESGCGKSVTAQAIMKLLPKRGCSIKEGSIFFEGKDLLKLSSKEMKQLKGSQISMVFQDPMTSLNPTMKIGPQIAEGIIKHKGLDKRKAKARALELLKLVGIPNPEARYEQYPHELSGGMRQRVLIAIALACDPKLLIADEPTTALDVTIQAQILDLMKDLQQEFGTSIMLITHDLGVVAEMAQKVIVMYAGIVVESGTAENILENPKHPYTLGLLNSLPNYETVEKERLIPIEGTPPDLYAPPPGCPFAARCDYAMEICMEEMPAPFEAERGHHSRCWLNDPRAPKVAEFVAAGRDES, encoded by the coding sequence ATGGGACAGTTATTAGAAGTCGAGAAGTTAAAAGTTTCGTTTCGCTCCCATGGAGGCGAAGTTCAGGCAGTCAGGGGAGTAAGCTTTGGAATTGAGCAAGGCGAAGTTTTGGCCGTCGTCGGAGAGAGCGGATGCGGAAAGTCAGTTACCGCACAGGCGATCATGAAACTCCTTCCCAAAAGGGGATGCAGCATAAAGGAAGGCTCCATTTTTTTTGAAGGAAAAGATCTATTAAAACTTTCATCCAAAGAAATGAAGCAGCTGAAAGGTTCACAAATCAGTATGGTGTTTCAGGATCCGATGACGTCCCTGAATCCGACGATGAAGATCGGCCCCCAGATTGCGGAAGGAATTATTAAGCATAAAGGGTTGGACAAAAGAAAAGCGAAAGCCAGGGCACTTGAACTGTTAAAGCTGGTGGGGATTCCGAATCCGGAGGCCCGCTATGAACAGTATCCGCATGAGCTAAGCGGCGGCATGAGACAGCGCGTACTGATCGCCATCGCACTGGCGTGTGATCCGAAATTGCTCATTGCTGATGAACCTACGACCGCACTTGATGTGACTATCCAGGCTCAAATTTTAGATTTAATGAAGGACCTTCAGCAGGAGTTCGGCACATCCATTATGCTCATTACCCATGACCTGGGGGTAGTTGCAGAGATGGCTCAAAAGGTAATCGTCATGTATGCAGGGATTGTAGTGGAGAGCGGGACGGCTGAAAATATTTTAGAAAATCCTAAACATCCGTATACCCTTGGTCTGCTGAACTCTCTGCCAAACTATGAAACCGTGGAAAAAGAACGGCTGATTCCCATTGAAGGCACACCGCCGGATCTATATGCGCCGCCTCCCGGATGTCCGTTTGCGGCAAGATGCGACTACGCGATGGAAATATGTATGGAGGAAATGCCAGCTCCTTTTGAAGCGGAGAGGGGGCATCATTCCAGATGCTGGCTGAATGATCCGCGGGCGCCAAAAGTGGCCGAGTTTGTCGCGGCAGGGAGGGATGAATCATGA